GCCCGTGCATCGTTGCACGTGTGCACAGCCTCACTGCAGTGTGTGCGCGCCCAccgtgtgtgtgcgcgcgcgcgtgTGTGCCAGGTGTGGTGGCGATGCACCCAGCCTCGCACAGCCCTGGCGGGTGCTGACAGGCCCCGGGGTGCTCCCAGACCAGGACTCCCCCCCAGAACCCCACCTTGGCCGCACGCCTGCCACGCCGCGTGGCCGCAGGGATCGATGGCAGCGGCGGGAGCCCCAAGGTGACCCCGCGAGGCACCAGACACCTGCGCTGCTGCGGGGGGGCCGTGCTGCCGCCCACTCCCATGTCCCCTTGGTCACCCTCTGTTTTGGGGGGGGATGTTTGTGATACCCAGCCGCCCCGCTGGCCCCTCAGCTGCCCCTTGGGGCTCCACTTTGGGGCTGAGAAGATGCACGGTGCTAACAGGGGAGGGGTGCTGCTGGCTCAGCTGGGGAGAGTCGGGGTGCCCTGGCTGGTGGGGGGATACTCCCAGTGGGACCCCAGTTTGGCCGCTGTCGGGGCATGTCCTTCCTTTTGACCCAACACCCTGAGCTGGGTGACATTTGGGTGGTCTGGGATGAGGAGCCTCAAAGTATGAATTCTGGGGGTGCCTGGACTGGAGGGGGGCTCCCTGCAAGCGCAGGGGTAACCAGGAGCGTCCCCCTGCCTAGGCAGGGATGCTGGCCATGGAGGAACTTGACCCATTGGGCTGGCAGGCCAACCCCCCCCCGAAACTTCCCCAGAACACCTCAGAAGACATGACTGATGGGCCATCATCCAGGCAGGGACATCCCCAGGCGCTGGGGTTTGACAGCACAAGCCTACGTGGGATTTTCCCCCCAAACCAAAGCTCTCAGCCCATTTCTCCTGCCGGGCTCCCCCAGCTCGAacccctccagcagccagcagagatCTGTGCACTCACGCTGCCTGGTGCCAGCAGCTTTGCCACCTGGCGAAGGAAGAGGGCACCGGTGTCCTGGCCCAGCTTCCCGGTGCTCCCGATAGGAAGTTGCCTGGTTCCTTCTTTCCCATCAGCCTGGTTCATGCTCCGTGTGTCAGGGGGcagcaaaaaggcagaaacTCCCCCCAAAAGGAGCAAAGCCCTGAGTGCAGTGGGAGGTGGGATGGAGCTGATGGGCACCATGAGGCTTTTGGGTGGCCAATAGTCATGCGAGTGGCaagctccgtgcctcagtttccctgctgCCCTCCGAGCTTGGTGCAGCCTCTCCTTGCCACCCTGCAGGGATCTTCCCATGTAAACCTGTGATGGGTGCAGAGACCCCAAGGAGGACGTGGGTGCTGGCACACctggcacccagcaccctcccagtgccagcacccggggcacagggctgctcccagaTGGGTGCTGCAGCACCGTGGGGGTCTCCCCATCCGCGGCCCCCACCCCGGTGGGTGCCGCCCCAAACTCAAGCATGTCCCAGGAGGGTATTTTTGGGTCAGGATGCCAGGTTTTCAGCTGCAGAGGGCCTCCAGGTGGAGGCAAGAGCACGGTGGGTGCTGCGAGCAGGTGGCCAGGGGTGGAGCAAAGACCTTGGGATGTGTTACGGTCCCCTTGGGGAGGTCAGGCCCTTCTCGGGGAGGTTGTGGGGGCACGAGCTGCTGGAGACaccgtgtgtgtgtatgtgagtgtttgtgcatgtgtttgTACAGGCGCCTGCACTGCCTTGCACACCCTTTTTGGTACACCCCCCTGCACAACCACCCCACAAcccccagaccccagcacacccatcacccacccacacccccagcCCATCAACCCACCTGCAGGACGCGCACGCGTGCACACTCCCCCCACACAGTGTTGCTTGGGGTGCTCTGGTCCCTGCAGGGGTGGCAGCTCCTCCtgccgtgcctcagtttcccctctgTAAGGGGGACCCCACCGTGGCCAGAGGGGTGGGTGGGTCATTTGGGCCACCAGCACTGCCCATGGTGATCTGCGGGgaccggggctggggggggcggcCAGCGTCGGGGGGCGGCTGGACTGATCCCCACTCCCCCCCGCAGAGATCCGCGAAGCCTTCAAGGTGTTCGACCGGGATGGCAACGGcttcatctccaagcaggagctgggcacagCCATGCGCTCTCTGGGCTACATGCCCAACGAGGTGGAGCTGGAAGTCATCATCCAGCGCCTCGACATGGACGGTAGGGCCCCGGCGCCCCGGCATGGCAGTGGGAACGGGGacgggacccccagcacccgcCCTTGGGTGAAATACGCCATTTGTCCCTTTTCCACCCAACTGCCAGACCTGGCGTGGGAGGCATGAGGGCCTGATCCAGGCTCTGCCTCATGCCTGGAGCCTCCTGGTCATccatcaccatcatcatcacCACTGCAGCTTGGTTTAGGAGGATTTAATGATCCTGGAGTACTTGCAGGAGGGAATGGCACCTCTCCCAGCTCCGCAAAGCAGCCGGGACCAGGCTGTTGGGGCTGGCTCCTGCACCCGGGCCAGCTCCTGCACCCCAGGCTGGTCCCTCACCACCCAGCAGGCCAGGCTGGCCGTGTGCCTCCAGCACTTGCTGCCACTGGCGGCCTCTCCCTGTCGCTCCCGCGCTCATTGGGACCTTAAAGAGCTCGTTAATTtattggtttcctttttttttccccccatttaaAAGCCTTTCCGGCAGCGCTGCCAAGGTGCTGCTCCCTTCATTACTCATCGTTAGTGCTGGCCTGACAGCCCCGACACCAGCGTCCTCCACAGCCGCGGGGTACGACCAGCCCGGCacaccctgccctggcccctTCCCAGCACCCCCTGGGGTCACGTCCACCACGGGGGTCCCCAACTGGCATTGGGGTCCCAGCTGGAACTGGGGTTCTGGCTGGTGTTTGGGGTCCTGGATAGCCTTGGGGGTCCCCAGCCAAGACTGGGGAGCCCCAGATGGTATTTGGGGGTCCCAGCAggcactggggaccccagaCAGTGTTAGGCATCCCTGCTGCTGTTGGGGGGTCCCCTAACTTTGCTGGAGGTCCCAGTGAATGTTGGGGCACCCGGTTGGTTTTGAGGGTTCCTAGCCACCTTTGGTGGTCCCCAGAGAGCACTAGGGGGTTCCCAGATGGCATTGGggtgccagctggcactggggaCCACAGTCAGTGTGGGCGTCCTGGCCAGTGTTGGAGGACCCCCAGCTTTGCTGGAGGTTCCCAGCCAGTGTTGGGGTCCCTAGCTGtttttgggggtccctggcCAGCAATGGGGTTCTGGTTGGTAGTGGTGGTCCCCAGCCAGTTTGGGGGGCCCTGGCTGCTGACGTCTCAGAGTCCAAGGTCCTGTAATACCGGCTGCTACTCAGGGCTGTTGTGGGGTGGATGAGCACGGTCGGGGCACTCCAGGCACTGCCTGAGCCTCCCAGGTGCTGTGCCCAGGAGCAGGGTGTGCCCAGCAGGGCCAAGCCCAGGCGTGGGGCACCCCCAAGAACGCCAAGGCTTGGAGTGGGGCCCCCGGGCTGCACAAGAGTATACCTCCGAGCATCGCCAAGCCCAGGCATGGGGTACCCCCAAAAACGCCAAGGCTTGGAGTGGGGCCCCCGGGCTGCACAAGAGTGTGCCTCCGAGCATCACCGAGTGCAGACGGGGTGTCCTGTTtcctgccccccgccccaggaGCCCCACAGGGACCTTTCTGGTGGGGCGAGTTGCACGTGTCCTCATGCCCAGGCAGGGGGTGACGGCTGCCTCCATGTCCTGCAGGCGACGGGCAGGTGGACTTTGAGGAGTTCGTGACATTGCTGGGGCCCAAACTGTCCACCTCGGGCATCCCCGAGAAGTTCCATGGCACGGACTTTGACACCGTCTTCTGGAAGGTAGggacctcccctccccccagccagcACCCCTGGCCCCCGCACCGAGAGCCCCGGGGGACGGCTCAGGGGTAGGGTCAGGGTTAGGGCCAAGGTCAGGGTTGGGGTTGGGATCAGGGTTAAGGTTGGGATCAGGGTTAGGGTTAAGGTTAGGGTCAGGGCTGCTGTTTGGATTAGGGTCAGGGTGAAGGTTAGGATCGGGATCAGGCTCTGGGTTAGGTTTAGGGTTTGAGTTTGTTTAAGGATTACCGTTGGGGTCAGAGTTGGGATTAAGGTGAGGCTCCGGCTCCAGGTCAAGGTTAGAAAGGTTAGGTTTAGGGTCAGGGGGTCATGATCAGGGTTATGATACAGCAGCCTTTTCTGTCCCCGCCTCGGCACGGGGTGGCAGGTGGTGTGAGGCTGGGCACCCACCGGGTGCCCTTCTTGTGAGCCACCAGCCCCACTCTGCCCCGGGTCAGCAGCACACAAGTCCCTTTCCCACCAAAAAAGGGGGGATCCAGCCAAACAGCTGCACCCAAGAGTGCTGGGGGACCCCGTAGCGTGACTGCAACCACCTTGGCGGGGTCCCAGCATGGGGTCAGCTCCTGCCCGAGCCACCCGCCTGCTCCCCACAGTGTGACATGCAGAAGCTGACAGTGGACGAGCTGAAGCGGCTGCTGTATGACACCTTCTGTGAGCACCTCTCCATGAAGGACATCGAGAACATCATCATGACGGAGGAGGAAAGCCACATGGGCACGGCCGAGGAGTGCCCCGTCGACGTAGAGAGTGAGTGCCGGGGGTGCCAAATACTGCCCAGCCCCAACACCACGGGGATGGCGCCGGGTGCCTGGGTGGCGGGGGGGCATTGGGGTAACGCCGCGGCTCTCCCCCTCTcagcctgctccagccagcagatCCGGCAGACCTGCGTGCGGAAGAGCCTCATCTGCGCCTTCGCCATCGCCTTCATCATCAGCGTGATGCTCATCGCTGCCAACCAGGTGCTGCGCAGTGGCATGAAGTAGCAGGGCCGCCCCGAGCGCCTGCCTCCAGCCACCAACGGGGAGCCACACCTATAGCGAGGGGtatagagagatatatatatgtgtgtgtatatatatatccaTATTTGAATCAGACATGCAAAAACCCCTCCGGGAGGGGGTCAGACCCGAGGGGGGAAGACCTGCGCCGGGTCCCTGCTGCCCCGGGGCGATGCGATCGCATGGCTGTTTGCAGAACATGGAGACTTTGataaagacacacacacaaaaaaaaaaccaaaccccaaccctcgccagaaaaaaacccaaacccgtAAGTGCATGTAATGTGCATGGAGCCCCGTGTGCTGCCCCTCCCTGCGCCGGGGGTGGATTGCCCCCGGGCGTAGGATCCCATTGGATACACCGATACTAGTGTCTATAGCTCTATATTTATGATAAAAACCAAATCATCCCCTAAGCAATACACGTGCCTGAGATGGTTTCTAGTGTGAGATGGGAGCGTTTGCATGGACTTGGCTGCCAAGGGCTGGATTACCCCCCCGCCtcgcccgccccccgccccggccctgcgccgtgcctcggtttccccacCTGCCAGGTGGGGGGACGACGCTGACCTCCTGCTTGATGCACTTTGTTTGATCCGACCGCCCTGGGAAGAGCCGGAGCGACCTTGAGGCCGGGGAGCCCTCCCTGCAcacccccccgagccccccagcCTGTATGTAGCACCCACCTGGGCACCGGACTGGTTCGGATTTGGGGCCGTTTCTCATtatttggaggtttttttgtttgtttttgttttttttctttttctttctcttcctggtTCGTTGTTTCCGATCTGAAATAAAACTGGGATTTCTGAAGTGCTctgggctgctggggctcctgGCAATGCTGGGGGTTgtggggggcagcagcagggcaggggtggggacAGGTGTGGGGTGATGGGTGCCAGGTGGGTGTAGGGCCATGGGAGCACCCATgggagctgctgagctgctgccagtGTGTGGCCGAGTCCTGGCAAGGGAGGTAGGCAATGGCTGGGGGGTCTGTGGCTGTGTCCCCAtccagggggctggagcatccccaaacctggggctggaggggcccTGGATCCTTCCCAGTGGGGGGGGTGTTACACCCCCATGTCTCCATGCCTGGGCAGGGGTGATGGCCGGCCCAGCTGCGGATCCTGCCGTGGATCAGTGCGAGCACCCAGCAGTTTTATTCCCCCTCCCCTTGTCTCCATGCCC
This DNA window, taken from Phalacrocorax carbo chromosome 15, bPhaCar2.1, whole genome shotgun sequence, encodes the following:
- the CABP7 gene encoding calcium-binding protein 7, with the protein product MPFHPVTAALMYRGIYTVPNILAEQHPVEIPEDELEEIREAFKVFDRDGNGFISKQELGTAMRSLGYMPNEVELEVIIQRLDMDGDGQVDFEEFVTLLGPKLSTSGIPEKFHGTDFDTVFWKCDMQKLTVDELKRLLYDTFCEHLSMKDIENIIMTEEESHMGTAEECPVDVETCSSQQIRQTCVRKSLICAFAIAFIISVMLIAANQVLRSGMK